From Drosophila nasuta strain 15112-1781.00 chromosome X, ASM2355853v1, whole genome shotgun sequence, one genomic window encodes:
- the LOC132795987 gene encoding probable cytochrome P450 311a1, translating into MLISSNQQLIERVVAAFNQFSKCATNETFTMALLWLLFSLMFVLLLVWSKRELIFLGSSLAGPWAMPLLGNAQMVGKLKPEFIFLVFTELRERFNDTYRLWLGPQLWVFLHTAEETQQALHDPTLLKADTFQQLSPLIGNGLLISHGRYWATQRRLMTPAFQPQLLRSFAPAVAKHADRLLVRLKQTKGVAIEVTDHLFACLLDAIVDTSMGHQLNTQEQQQHSPIVSAFHRSGELLFKRMINPMLASDFVFKRTALWRELSAQLDVIHTLMEGVIEQRAKQLKQEEEEQEDEVQRKPRILLDALLSAPLSRQQIRDEVNTFVFAGVDTTTASMGFVLYALAKYPNVQRRLHVEVAKLPPGGAFNLDALNQLVYLDALIKEVLRHYTIVPSTGRQTTKTTTIGGRRYCAGVTLWINMYGLAHDASYFAAPYEFNPDRWLPDKQHKETPPPPPPYSYIPFSGGPHVCIGRKYSLLLMKLLTVRIVDSFHLQLADPLEEPVLMAQMVLRFRDGINIKFLPRNVEE; encoded by the exons ATGTTGATTAGCAGCAATCAGCAACTGATTGAGCGAGTGGTCGCAGCATTTAATCAGTTCTCGAAGTGTGCGACAAACGAAACGTTCACGATGgcgctgctgtggttgctgtttaGCTTGATGTTCGTCTTGCTGTTGGTTTGGAGCAAACGTGAGCTGATTTTCCTGGGCAGCAGTTTGGCAGGTCCTTGGGCGATGCCGTTGCTGGGCAATGCGCAGATGGTGGGCAAATTGAAGCCAGAAT TCATCTTTCTGGTGTTTACAGAGCTGCGCGAACGCTTTAACGACACCTATCGCCTTTGGCTGGGGCCACAGCTCTGGGTGTTTCTGCATACCGCCGAGGAGACACAGCAGGCGCTACACGATCCCACGCTGCTCAAGGCGGACACATTTCAACAGCTATCCCCATTGATTGGCAACGGCCTCTTGATTAGCCATGGCCGCTATTGGGCCACACAGCGTCGCCTAATGACGCCAGCGTTTCAACCGCAGTTACTGCGCAGCTTTGCGCCAGCTGTGGCCAAGCATGCCGATCGTCTGTTGGTGCGACTGAAGCAAACGAAGGGCGTCGCCATTGAGGTGACCGATCATCTGTTTGCTTGCCTGCTGGATGCCATAGTGGACACCTCTATGGGCCATCAGTTGAATActcaagagcagcagcagcactcaCCCATTGTGTCGGCGTTTCATCGCAGCGGCGAACTGCTCTTCAAGCGTATGATCAATCCGATGTTGGCCTCTGACTTTGTATTTAAACGCACGGCACTGTGGCGAGAACTGAGCGCGCAGTTAGATGTGATACACACGCTGATGGAGGGGGTCATAGAGCAGCGAGCCAAGCAACTGAaacaggaggaggaggagcaggaggacGAAGTGCAGCGTAAACCACGCATTCTGCTTGATGCACTGCTTTCGGCACCGCTGAGCAGGCAGCAAATACGCGACGAGGTCAACACTTTTGTGTTTGCG GGCGTTGACACGACCACTGCGTCCATGGGTTTTGTGCTGTATGCGCTGGCCAAGTATCCTAATGTGCAGCGGCGTCTGCACGTCGAAGTGGCTAAGTTGCCACCTGGCGGCGCCTTCAATTTGGATGCCCTCAATCAGCTGGTTTATCTGGACGCTCTCATCAAGGAGGTACTTCGTCATTACACCATTGTGCCCAGCACTGGTCGCCAGACGACCAAAACTACAACAATTGGCGGTCGTCGCTACTGCGCTGGCGTCACGCTCTGGATTAATATGTATGGCTTGGCCCATGATGCCAGCTATTTTGCCGCACCCTATGAGTTCAATCCAGATCGTTGGCTGCCTGATAAGCAACACAAAGAgacgccaccgccaccgcctcctTACAGTTACATACCCTTCTCGGGTGGTCCACACGTGTGCATTGGACGCAAGtattcgctgctgctgatgaagCTGCTCACGGTGCGCATTGTGGACAGCTTCCACTTACAGCTAGCTGATCCCTTGGAGGAGCCTGTTCTGATGGCGCAGATGGTATTGCGCTTTCGCGATGGCATAAACATCAAATTTCTGCCTCGCAACGTCGAAGAATAA